Proteins from a single region of Diorhabda sublineata isolate icDioSubl1.1 chromosome 2, icDioSubl1.1, whole genome shotgun sequence:
- the LOC130440545 gene encoding gamma-tubulin complex component 2-like isoform X1, producing the protein MSEFKLQHIVADLLNTLGGKVNPNKLVEYLQESQTVDSGGCIVIAQNHLARLSQDIPDSSAFLAKYNDLKDKNVDSLDAFVQLLDHISQDISLKEFLIKSNRPSLSATTELTKDNLPQIKNRLKKAVTKKSTKDDSLKSILNTTPTVPLASTPTVVSWVQRRPNMTWDFSPTISHQSVPTVPAVSQENILIEDILNILIGLPGGYIEPEELKDLYGPRTFKINDNVPLSLRELIKQILPLASHYSIIQRFTEEKMRFEFGQVNNALAEAMQNIIKEHMLFTIQLESEFRSSNLSIQKLWFYVQRNMQSLGIAANIASTISKSDAKGGKVLSLLHDHVVGSIGDERAQLLCLKLMEAACYPYMKMLGMWIYRGIISDPINEFLIEDNEVVQREDMPVDYSADYWEKKYAVRRERIPKFLEPVADIILKAGKYLNVIRQCGKPVKNKVLPIQYKIEEKHYIEAIEKAYIFASQTLLDLVIKEKDLLGRLKSVKHYFLLDQGDFIVTFLSLCEKELGKYSVDVHQSCIESLMDLALRLSSAIDDPYKDDLRTELLPYDLQFQMFKILSIQTNSEQVYWSVAEQEKLLMIQSFSFSYEVHWPLSLILNRKSLACYQMIFRHLFYCKYIERMICQVWKSNKVAKKFPFDDAQHYRAAFALRQRMLHCIQNLEYHMMVEVIEPHWCTFLNKIAKVQNVDEILSCHWDFLNSCLKDCMLTIPPILSTIMKLLSICEEFCEFVQQMQRYFVEAELGTLPNSLYESSTQNELVFQGNCEPTEPTLSFKEKIAIFDVSFSGALIRLLDQINELNRDTSEHERLFNLLYRLDFNSFYSGQLKKIGLERFVKDSSG; encoded by the exons ATGAGTGAATTTAAATTACAACACATTGTAGCTGATTTACTTAACACTTTAGG tgGCAAAGTCAATCCCAACAAGTTGGTTGAATATTTACAAGAAAGCCAAACAGTAGATTCAGGTGGTTGTATAGTAATTGCCCAGAATCATTTAGCAAGACTTTCTCAAGATATTCCAGATTCAAGTGCATTCCTGGCCAAATATAACGACTTGAAAGATAAGAA tgTGGACTCGTTAGATGCTTTTGTTCAGTTACTTGATCACATATCACAGGACATCAGTTTaaaggaatttttaattaagaGTAATAGACCATCACTATCAGCAACAACAGAATTAACTAAAGATAATTTACCCCAA ataaaaaatcgtttgaaaaaggctgtaacaaaaaaatcaaccaaAGATGACTCTTTAAAGTCTATATTAAATACAACACCAACAGTTCCTTTGGCAAGCACCCCTACTGTAGTCTCGTGGGTGCAAAGACGTCCGAACATGACCTGGGATTTTTCTCCTACAATTAGTCATCAATCTGTTCCAACAGTACCTGCAGTGTCACAAGAAAATATACTAATTGaagatatattgaatattttgatag gTTTACCAGGAGGTTACATTGAACCAGAAGAATTGAAGGATCTGTATGGTCCCagaacatttaaaataaatgataatgttCCTTTATCACTTAGAGaactaattaaacaaatattacCACTAGCCAGTCATTATTCTATAATACAAAGGTTTACCGaagaaaaaatgagatttgAATTTGGACAAGTGAACAACGCTTTGGCTGAAGCAATGCAAAATATCATCAAAGAACATATG CTTTTTACAATACAACTAGAAAGTGAATTCAGATCATCAAACTTGAGTATTcaaaaactttggttttatGTTCAGAGAAATATGCAGAGTTTGGGGATTGCAGCTAACATAGCATCAACAATTAGTAAG TCAGACGCAAAAGGGGGGAAAGTTTTAAGTTTACTTCATGATCATGTTGTTGGTTCAATTGGTGACGAAAGAGCTCaattattatgtttaaaattgATGGAAGCAGCTTGTTATccatatatgaaaatgttaggAATGTGGATATACAGAGGAATAATATCAGATCCAATAAACGAg tttttgatTGAAGATAATGAGGTAGTTCAGAGAGAAGATATGCCTGTTGACTACTCAGCCGATTATTGGGAAAAGAAATATGCGGTTCGTAGAGAGAGAATACCCAAGTTTTTAGAACCAGTAGCAGATATTATTCTTAAAGCTGGAAAATACTTAAACGTGATTAGACAGTGTG gGAAACCAGTTAAGAACAAAGTCTTGCCAATTCAGtacaaaatagaagaaaaacattatatagAAGCTATTGAAAAAGCTTATATATTTGCCAGTCAGACACTTTTAGATTTAgttattaaagaaaaagatCTCCTAGGAAGGTTAAAATCagtaaaacattattttttacttgatCAAGGCGATTTCATAGTCACTTTTCTCAGTTTATGCGAAAAGGAGTTGGGAAAATATTCAGTTGATGTTCATCAAAGTTGTATTGAATCTCTAATGGATTTGGCATTAAGATTATCGAGTGCCATTGATGATCCTTATAAGGATGATTTAAGAACTGAATTATTGCCATACGATTTGCAATTTCAGATGTTCAAGATTCTTAGTATTCAAACCAATTCGGAACAAG TATATTGGTCTGTTGCTGAACAAGAGAAATTATTGATGATCCAGTCATTCTCCTTTAGCTATGAAGTTCATTGGCCTCTATCACTAATTCTCAATAGAAAATCTTTAGCCTGTTATCAAATGATATTTCGCCATTTATTTTATTGCAAATATATCGAGAGAATGATTTGTCAAGTTTGGAAATCTAATAAGGTGGCGAAGAAGTTTCCATTTGATGATGCTCAACATTACCGAGCGGCTTTTGCATTGAGACAGAGAATGTTACATTGTATACAAAATTTAGAATATCACATGATGGTGGAAGTCATTGAGCCTCATTGGtgtacatttttgaataaaatagcTAAG GTTCAAAATGTAGATGAAATACTTTCATGCCATTGGGACTTTTTGAACAGTTGTCTTAAAGACTGCATGTTAACTATTCCGCCGATTCTAAGTACAATTATGAAGTTATTGAGTATTTGTGAAGAATTTTGTGAATTTGtgcag CAGATGCAGCGATATTTTGTGGAAGCAGAATTGGGTACATTGCCCAATTCTTTATACGAATCTTCTACACAG AATGAACTAGTATTTCAAGGAAATTGCGAACCCACTGAACCTACTCttagtttcaaagaaaaaattgcaaTATTCGACGTTTCATTTTCTGGAGCTTTAATAAGATTATTAGACCAAATCAATGAACTTAATAGAGACACCAGTGAACACGAGAGATTATTCAATTTGCTTTACag gTTAGATTTCAATTCGTTTTACAGTGGTCAATTGAAAAAGATCGGCTTGGAAAGATTTGTCAAAGATTCTTCAGGATAA
- the LOC130440545 gene encoding gamma-tubulin complex component 2-like isoform X2 has product MSEFKLQHIVADLLNTLGGKVNPNKLVEYLQESQTVDSGGCIVIAQNHLARLSQDIPDSSAFLAKYNDLKDKNVDSLDAFVQLLDHISQDISLKEFLIKSNRPSLSATTELTKDNLPQIKNRLKKAVTKKSTKDDSLKSILNTTPTVPLASTPTVVSWVQRRPNMTWDFSPTISHQSVPTVPAVSQENILIEDILNILIGLPGGYIEPEELKDLYGPRTFKINDNVPLSLRELIKQILPLASHYSIIQRFTEEKMRFEFGQVNNALAEAMQNIIKEHMLFTIQLESEFRSSNLSIQKLWFYVQRNMQSLGIAANIASTISKSDAKGGKVLSLLHDHVVGSIGDERAQLLCLKLMEAACYPYMKMLGMWIYRGIISDPINEFLIEDNEVVQREDMPVDYSADYWEKKYAVRRERIPKFLEPVADIILKAGKYLNVIRQCGKPVKNKVLPIQYKIEEKHYIEAIEKAYIFASQTLLDLVIKEKDLLGRLKSVKHYFLLDQGDFIVTFLSLCEKELGKYSVDVHQSCIESLMDLALRLSSAIDDPYKDDLRTELLPYDLQFQMFKILSIQTNSEQVYWSVAEQEKLLMIQSFSFSYEVHWPLSLILNRKSLACYQMIFRHLFYCKYIERMICQVWKSNKVAKKFPFDDAQHYRAAFALRQRMLHCIQNLEYHMMVEVIEPHWCTFLNKIAKVQNVDEILSCHWDFLNSCLKDCMLTIPPILSTIMKLLSICEEFCEFVQNELVFQGNCEPTEPTLSFKEKIAIFDVSFSGALIRLLDQINELNRDTSEHERLFNLLYRLDFNSFYSGQLKKIGLERFVKDSSG; this is encoded by the exons ATGAGTGAATTTAAATTACAACACATTGTAGCTGATTTACTTAACACTTTAGG tgGCAAAGTCAATCCCAACAAGTTGGTTGAATATTTACAAGAAAGCCAAACAGTAGATTCAGGTGGTTGTATAGTAATTGCCCAGAATCATTTAGCAAGACTTTCTCAAGATATTCCAGATTCAAGTGCATTCCTGGCCAAATATAACGACTTGAAAGATAAGAA tgTGGACTCGTTAGATGCTTTTGTTCAGTTACTTGATCACATATCACAGGACATCAGTTTaaaggaatttttaattaagaGTAATAGACCATCACTATCAGCAACAACAGAATTAACTAAAGATAATTTACCCCAA ataaaaaatcgtttgaaaaaggctgtaacaaaaaaatcaaccaaAGATGACTCTTTAAAGTCTATATTAAATACAACACCAACAGTTCCTTTGGCAAGCACCCCTACTGTAGTCTCGTGGGTGCAAAGACGTCCGAACATGACCTGGGATTTTTCTCCTACAATTAGTCATCAATCTGTTCCAACAGTACCTGCAGTGTCACAAGAAAATATACTAATTGaagatatattgaatattttgatag gTTTACCAGGAGGTTACATTGAACCAGAAGAATTGAAGGATCTGTATGGTCCCagaacatttaaaataaatgataatgttCCTTTATCACTTAGAGaactaattaaacaaatattacCACTAGCCAGTCATTATTCTATAATACAAAGGTTTACCGaagaaaaaatgagatttgAATTTGGACAAGTGAACAACGCTTTGGCTGAAGCAATGCAAAATATCATCAAAGAACATATG CTTTTTACAATACAACTAGAAAGTGAATTCAGATCATCAAACTTGAGTATTcaaaaactttggttttatGTTCAGAGAAATATGCAGAGTTTGGGGATTGCAGCTAACATAGCATCAACAATTAGTAAG TCAGACGCAAAAGGGGGGAAAGTTTTAAGTTTACTTCATGATCATGTTGTTGGTTCAATTGGTGACGAAAGAGCTCaattattatgtttaaaattgATGGAAGCAGCTTGTTATccatatatgaaaatgttaggAATGTGGATATACAGAGGAATAATATCAGATCCAATAAACGAg tttttgatTGAAGATAATGAGGTAGTTCAGAGAGAAGATATGCCTGTTGACTACTCAGCCGATTATTGGGAAAAGAAATATGCGGTTCGTAGAGAGAGAATACCCAAGTTTTTAGAACCAGTAGCAGATATTATTCTTAAAGCTGGAAAATACTTAAACGTGATTAGACAGTGTG gGAAACCAGTTAAGAACAAAGTCTTGCCAATTCAGtacaaaatagaagaaaaacattatatagAAGCTATTGAAAAAGCTTATATATTTGCCAGTCAGACACTTTTAGATTTAgttattaaagaaaaagatCTCCTAGGAAGGTTAAAATCagtaaaacattattttttacttgatCAAGGCGATTTCATAGTCACTTTTCTCAGTTTATGCGAAAAGGAGTTGGGAAAATATTCAGTTGATGTTCATCAAAGTTGTATTGAATCTCTAATGGATTTGGCATTAAGATTATCGAGTGCCATTGATGATCCTTATAAGGATGATTTAAGAACTGAATTATTGCCATACGATTTGCAATTTCAGATGTTCAAGATTCTTAGTATTCAAACCAATTCGGAACAAG TATATTGGTCTGTTGCTGAACAAGAGAAATTATTGATGATCCAGTCATTCTCCTTTAGCTATGAAGTTCATTGGCCTCTATCACTAATTCTCAATAGAAAATCTTTAGCCTGTTATCAAATGATATTTCGCCATTTATTTTATTGCAAATATATCGAGAGAATGATTTGTCAAGTTTGGAAATCTAATAAGGTGGCGAAGAAGTTTCCATTTGATGATGCTCAACATTACCGAGCGGCTTTTGCATTGAGACAGAGAATGTTACATTGTATACAAAATTTAGAATATCACATGATGGTGGAAGTCATTGAGCCTCATTGGtgtacatttttgaataaaatagcTAAG GTTCAAAATGTAGATGAAATACTTTCATGCCATTGGGACTTTTTGAACAGTTGTCTTAAAGACTGCATGTTAACTATTCCGCCGATTCTAAGTACAATTATGAAGTTATTGAGTATTTGTGAAGAATTTTGTGAATTTGtgcag AATGAACTAGTATTTCAAGGAAATTGCGAACCCACTGAACCTACTCttagtttcaaagaaaaaattgcaaTATTCGACGTTTCATTTTCTGGAGCTTTAATAAGATTATTAGACCAAATCAATGAACTTAATAGAGACACCAGTGAACACGAGAGATTATTCAATTTGCTTTACag gTTAGATTTCAATTCGTTTTACAGTGGTCAATTGAAAAAGATCGGCTTGGAAAGATTTGTCAAAGATTCTTCAGGATAA